AACCCAAATAATTGAAAGCAATGTCGACTGCATCGAAATGTCTGTATGGAGATAGAATCTGCAGATACTCTAGGACAGTTGGACCTATAACGAGGAACAAGAAAAACGAAATTCTTATTAGCCCTTTGACTTCAATCTTCGAACAAAGCAGAAAGAGAAGTCCACCGAAGAAAAAACCGACGAAATGGAGAAATTTGTCGCTTCCGACTGCAAACCTGGGCGCGCCCGGTCTTAAATAGAAATATACGGTTGCCACCATAAACACTATAGACAATACAATTACCAGATTTCTCTTCATTAAACAAGATTATGCTTGCCTTGGACACGAAAGTCAATGACATTCATTTCGGAATCGGAACCTGTCGAGTTGAAAAGCTGGTCTTTCTTTACTATAATGAAGTGTATTGTAAATTGAGAGGAGGACACGACTCATGTCCAAGGTTTGCGAAATTTGTGGAAAGGCACCAACTACAGGAAATATGGTCTCCCACTCAAATAAAAAAACCAAGCGCTGGTGGAAGCCAAATGTTCATAAGGTACGTGTCATGATTGACGGTGAGGTAAAAAGAGTAAGAGTTTGTGTGAAGTGCCTCAAAG
This sequence is a window from Mesotoga infera. Protein-coding genes within it:
- a CDS encoding antibiotic resistance protein VanZ; this encodes MKRNLVIVLSIVFMVATVYFYLRPGAPRFAVGSDKFLHFVGFFFGGLLFLLCSKIEVKGLIRISFFLFLVIGPTVLEYLQILSPYRHFDAVDIAFNYLGWMIPVLIFSFIWRSKLFS
- the rpmB gene encoding 50S ribosomal protein L28, translated to MSKVCEICGKAPTTGNMVSHSNKKTKRWWKPNVHKVRVMIDGEVKRVRVCVKCLKAGKVTRAI